TTTTACTCACAATTTTTCTATAATTATTGGTGTTCGTGAACCTTTGGTTTCAAAGTAATATTTTAAAAACTGTTATCCGAAAAATCAATTGTTAGTCCAAAAAGACTTGTGTTTGCAGCTAAGGTATATCTTGAATAAGAATAATTAAACTTTAACTTTCTTATTTTCAATCCGATACCAACTGAAATTCCTGAAAAATTTCGCTGCTCCAAGATACGTAATTCTTCTGCACGACGAAAATTATAACCTAATCTTAAATTAAATCCTTTATCAGGAAATAATTCGGCACCAACAACAATATGACGTAAAGCATTATTAAAAAATGATACTTTCTCAGGTGTTGAACCTCCATCAAGTGAACCTTCTGCGCGATTTGGATTTGAAAAAGCAACTTGCCATTGCTGCATATTTTCTAAAGTTAAATGCCAACGAATAGGAACATTTTCCATTAATTGAGAAACTCCAACCAAAACTTCTAAAGGTAATTTTTCCCTAGTTTCAGCATAAGGAGTAATTTGAGTTCCTATGTTTCTAATAACCAAAGCCCAATTCACGTCGTTTCGTTCATCAATAAACAAACCACCAATATCAATTGCCGCACCAAATGAATTATAACTTTCTAAAGTTGACGAAATCAATTTTGCATTTGCTCCAACATAAAAACTTGAAAAAGGAATATTATAAGCATAACCAAAAGAAAGTGAAATATCACTACCTGTAAAACTTGATGTAGGCTGACCGTTTTCGTCATAACCATCAAACTTTCCATAGTTAACATAATTTACTCCAGCATGAAATGTTTGTAAATGTCTATCGTAAGTATAAGCGTAAGCTGCTGTACCATAAGTTACATCACCATAATAACTTCCATAATTTAATGCCAAATGATTGTCCATTTCTGCATTAATAGTTGCTGGATTAAAATGAGCTTGATTAACATCATTATCATAAATAGTGATAGTCTTTCCGCCCAATGCAGCTTGTCTTGGAGACGTTACTAAATTTAAAAATTGATATACTGAACGTCCACCAACTTGACCAAAAACCGTCAAATTAGAGACAATAAATAAAGTACAAGCAATTTTTTTTATCATAGAAAAGTATAGCAATTTATATACTATAACGAAAAAGCGAAGATATTATTTTATATCGTAAGACCAAAGTGAAAAAAAAGGCGTAAGTTTTAGATTAAACACTTACGCCTTTTTTATATTTTGAATTTATTTATAGCTTTTTTGCATTCTTGACTTTTTGATCAGTCAAAGCAACATCAATCACTTCTTTCATAACTTTCACATAATGAAAAGTGATACCTTCTAAATATTCAGGATTTATTTCCTCAACATCACTTTTATTTTCGTGACAAAGTATAATTTCCTTAATATTTGCTCTTTTAGCTGCTAATATTTTTTCTTTAATTCCACCAACAGGCAAAACTTTTCCTCTAAGCGTAATTTCTCCCGTCATAGCAATACTTTTCTTCACTTTTTTCTGTGTAAGTAATGACACTAAAGAAGTCAACATTGCAATTCCTGCACTTGGTCCATCTTTTGGAGTTGCTCCTTCTGGAACGTGAAGATGTATATTGTATTTTGAAATTATTTCAGCATCAAGACCAAAAAGACCAGCATTTGCTTTAATATATTCTAATGCAATTGTCGCTGATTCTTTCATAACATTACCCAAGTTTCCTGTCATGGTTAATGTTCCTTTTCCAGCTGAAATTAAAGATTCTATAAATAAAATATCACCACCAACTGAAGTCCATGCTAAACCGGTAACAACACCTGCAACATCATTATTTTCATATTTATCGCGCTCTAATCTTGGAGTACCCAAAATTTTTACAATATCTTCATCGGTAACTTTTTTGTTGTATTCTTCTTCTAAAGCTATTGATTTTGCAGCATTTCTAATTACTTGAGCGATTTTTTGTTCTAAATTTCTAACTCCAGATTCTCTTGTATAACCTTCAACAATTTTTTCTAATTGCCTTTTACCAATCGACAAATCTTTTGTGTTTAAACCATGTTCTTTCAATTGCTTTGGAAATAAATGTTGACGAGCAATTTCAACTTTTTCTTCAATAGTATAACCACTCATTTTTATTACTTCCATTCTATCTCTTAAAGCAGGCTGAATGGTTGACATATTGTTTGAAGTAGCAATAAACATGACTTTAGACAAATCATAACCCATTTCTAGGAAATTATCATAAAACTCACTGTTTTGCTCAGGATCAAGAACTTCAAGTAAAGCTGATGAAGGATCGCCTTGATTTGAATTTGATAATTTATCAATCTCATCCAAAACAAAAACCGGATTCGAAGTTCCTGCTTTTTTTATACTTTGAATAATTCTTCCTGGCATTGCTCCGATATAAGTTTTTCTATGACCTCGAATTTCAGCTTCATCACGCAAACCGCCAAGCGATATACGAACATATTCTCTACCCAAAGCCTCAGCAATTGATTTACCAATTGAAGTTTTTCCAACTCCCGGAGGACCAGTTAAACAAATTATTGGCGATTTCATGTCGTTACGAAGTTTCAAAACAGCCAAGTGCTCAATGATTCTTTTCTTTACATCTTCCAGTCCAAAATGATCTCTATCTATTATTTTTTGAGCTCGTTTTAAATCAAAATTATCTTTTGAAAAATTATCCCATGGCAATTCTAAAAACAATTCTAAATAATTTCTTTGAATTCCAAAATCTGGCGCTTGTGGATTCATTCGTTGCAATTTTGACAATTCTTTTTCAAAATGATTCGCAACTTTTAAATCCCATTTTTTAGATTTTGCTTTCTCACGCATATCTTCAATTTCCTGCTCGTTTGAAACTCCACCTAATTCTTCTTGAATGGTTTTCATTTGCTGGTGCAAGAAATATTCACGTTGTTGTTGGTCTAAATCAAAACGAACTTTAGATTGAATATCATTCTTCAATTCTAGTTTTTGAAGCTCAATATTCATGAAACGTAAAGTTTCAAGTGCTCGTTCTTTCAAAGCATTAATCATTAATAAATCTTGCTTTTCTTTTACCGTTAGGTTCATGTTAGAAGAAACAAAATTTATTAAAAATGATTGACTCTCTATATTTTTTATAGCAAAAGTAGCCTCAGTTGGAATATTTGGACTTTCCTTAATGATTTGAATTGCTAGCTCACGAATCGAATCGACTATCGTTGAAAATTCAGTATCAACTTTACTAGGACGAAGTTCTTCAACTTCTTTAACTGTAGCTCTTATATATGGCATTTCTGAAACTACTGCATCAATCTCAAAGCGCTTCTTTCCTTGAAGAATAACGGTGATATTTCCATCTGGCATTTTTAAAACTCTAAGAATTTTTGCGACAGTTCCAATTGGGTAAATATCATTTTTTGATGGATCTTCAACCTCTTCATTCATTTGAGCAACTACTCCAATAATTTTATTTCCAGCATTTGCATCATTAATTAATTTGATAGACTTATCTCTTCCTGCAGAAATTGGAATAACAACTCCAGGAAATAATACTGTATTTCTAACTGATAAAATGGGTAAAGAATCGGGTAATTCTTCTTTATTCATTTCTTCCTCATCTTCCGGAGTCAAAAGTGGAATTAATTCGGCTTCGGTATCAAATTCTTGAAGTGACAAATTGTCTATTGAGATTATATTATGCTTTGACATGAATTTTATTTTAAAAGATATTTTATAGTTATAACCAACAAATGGACTACAAATGTAGATGAAGTTTTTAAAGCAATAAATTAAAATCGACTAAATACAAGCTAATCCATATGAATTAATTGAAAATAATTTCAATTTCAATGTAAATAGTCAATCATTATGCCATAAAAAAAATCCGCCAATTTGGCGGATTTTCTATTGATTTAAATTGAATATTAATATTCAACATCAAATGTTCCTTGAGTAATTGTAAATGGTGATGAACCATTAGTAACACCATTAAATGTTCCTTTAATTCTAGTGGCTGTTTTTTCAGTAATAGTGACATTACCTGAAACAGCTTTATAGTCAATATCATTAACACTATAAATTATTTGCACTACATCAGTAGCATCATTACCAGTAATTGTATATGATCCTGCTCCTAAATTTGTTCTTACAGATACAGTCATTGAATTAAATGCTGCGTCTTGAGCTCCAATACTTATATAATCTTGCCCATTAATCCCTAACTCTAGTGTTAATAAATCAACATCTACAAATTCAGTTCCATTAACTTTTGCATAAAATGAATCACCGCTACTAGCTTGATCAGTATATGGAATATTAGTAAATACACCATTTGTAAATTGCACTGGAGGAATAGTTGTTACACTGCTATCAGACCAATAACCTTTGAAATTAAAAGTCCCAGAAATAGTTTTAGCAGTTGTATTAATATTTGTTATGGTTATTGAACCTGTATTTTCAGTAGGATTATTTGTGTTCACTGACCAATATCCGTATTCAGAATTTGGCGGTGTGTAAGCTAAAATATTTACATTAGCAGGATAAGTTCCAACACCTCCAACTGCTTCAACTAAAAACAAGAAATTCTCACCATTGGCTTTTAGACCAGCAATTTGTATAAAATTAGGAGAAACTTCAGCAACTGCTTGAGTTGCTGTCCAAGTAGAGTTATTAAAATCAGCCTTAAAAACCGCTGGCGGATTATTATTTCCTCCTCCAGAATTACCTCCAGCTGTAGCATCAGTAAAAGTAATATTACTTAAAACACCTTCTGTAACTTGAATTTGAGCAGTACTAGACAAAACTCCATAACCAGTATAACTGAAAGTTCCAGATATTTTTTTAGTAGATAAATTAAATTCTGTAATAGTTAAAGTTCCATTATATTGAGAAGTAGAAGCATTTAATGAACTATACATGTCGTTTGCACTGGCTGCATAATCAAACGAAAGTAATGTTGAAAGGTTACTACTCGCTGTTCTAGTTCCAACAGTAGGATTCATAACTATTATAGTCATTGTTTTTCCAGTAGAAGTAAGACCAACAATACTCAATTGTGTTCCAAAAGATGTATCTGTATAATCTGCATCAATTAACTGATTTGCATTAAAATTTTCGCTTCCAATTTTTGCAGTAAAAACTCCAGGAGTATTTCCGCCTCCAAAATCATCTAAATTAATAGCTGGATCTATAGGTTCGTTGTCACAAGATGTAAAAGTTATCGCAGTAAAAAGCAACAATAAACTTCCTATAATTTTTATGTTTTTCATAACTTTAAAATAATTTTTCCCAAATATAATTTTTTTCAACTTACGACACTAATTTTTTTGGAATTCTCAATAATAATAAAAACCCAGACAAGAAAAATAATGCCAAAAATACAATAGCAAATCTTGGGCTTCCAGTGATTTGATCGATTAATCCATACACTAACATTCCAATTACAATTCCAATTTTTTCGGCAACATCATAAAAACTAAAAAAAGATGCTGTATCTTTTGTTTCAGGTAAAAATTTTGAATAGGTAGACCTTGCTAATGACTGAATTCCTCCCATAACTAATCCAACCAATGCTGCTAAAATATAAAATTCAATAGGTAATGTGATAAAATAAGCAAAAGCACATAAAATCATCCAAAAAGCATTTAAAAATAATAACACTTTGATGTTTCCATATTTTGCAGAAGCTCTAGATGTTAAAAATGCACCTAAAATTGCTATTAATTGGATTAATAATATACATGTAATTAATCCTTTTTGACTTTCATCGGAATCTTTCCAAGCAATTTCTTGTGCACCAAAATAGGTTGCAACTAACATTACCGTTTGAACTGCCATACTGAAAACGAAGAAACTGACTAAATATCTTTTTAATGGAACTTCTGTTTGAAGTATTTTCCAAACTTTTTTAAGTTCTCGAAATCCATTAAAAATAACCGAAAGATTTACTTTGGCATTATTTGAATTTCCTTTTGGTAAATAATAATAGGTGTATTTACTAAAAACAATCCACCATATTCCAACCATTGCAAAAGAATAACGCATAGCTTTCATTGATGCTGGATTTCCGAGTTCATCTAATATATGAAACCATTCAGGCTTCATTACCATTGCAATGTTAATAACTAAAAGCAAAACACTACCTATGTATCCTAATGAATATCCTTTAGCACTAACACTATCTTGTTGCTCAGGAAACGCAATGTCTGGCAAATAGGAATTATAAAAAACCAAACTTCCCCAAAATCCAATTAATCCAAAAAAGTAAAACGTTAACCCTAAACCAATATTCTGCAAATCAAAAAAATACAATCCAATACATGAAAGCGCTCCTACATAATTAAAAATACGCATAAATATCTTTTTGTTTCCCATATAATCTGCAATTCCAGACAGCAATGGAGAAAAAAGTGCTACACATAAAAAAGCAGCTGCAGTAATAAAACTTATCAATGCAGAATTTTTAAAATTATGCCCAAACAACTCCACATATGGATTTTCTTTAGTAAACAAAGCATTATAAAAAATTGGAAAAACTGCCGAAGCAATTACTAAACTATATACTGAATTAGCCCAATCATAGAATGCCCAAGCATTAAGCAACTTTGGATGACCTTTTGGAAGTGTTGGCATATGTATTAAATTAAAAATCCCGTCAAATAAAATTACTTGACGGGACTAAATATAGTCTTTTTATTTATTTAAAAACAACTCCAAATTTTAAAGCTTCTGCCTTAGCTTCTGGAATCATTCTTCTCAAATTTGCAATCCTTGTTTCATCTGATGGATGCGTACTCATAAACTCTGGTGGCTTATTTCCGCCTGAAGCAGCAGACATTCTTGACCAAAAATTAATTGCTTCTTCTGGATTATAACCTGCAATTGCCATTAATTTCAATCCAATCATATCAGCTTCACTTTCATGATTTCTACTAAAAGGCAGCATTCCTCCATATTGTGAAACTCCTGAATAGGCTAACATAGCTATTTGTTGAGTTTCTTCGCTTTTACTTCCTGTTGCTAAAGCAACTCCAGCAGCTCCAGCTTGTTGAAGAATTCCTGCACTCATTCTTTGTTGACCATGATTAGCCAAAGCATGTGAAACTTCGTGTCCCATAACTGTTGCTAAACCTGCATCATCTTTAGTAATTGGAAGAATTCCTGTGTAAACTACAATTTTTCCTCCTGGCATACACCATGCGTTTACATCTTTACTATCAACCAATTTATATTCCCATTTATAATCTTTCAGATATTCTGTATATCCGTTAGCATTTAACCATTTTTCGGCTGCTGCTTTGATTTTCATTCCAACATTTTCAACTCTTTTTGCATCTGTTGTTCCAGCAATGACCTTATTTTCAGTCAAAAATTGATTGTATTGTTGAAAAGCTGATGGAAAAATTTGACTATTATCAACCAATGCCATTGTACTTTTTCCTGTGAAAGGATTTTTTGCACAAGAAAAAACTAAAAACAATGTGGTCAAAACAATAAATAATACTCTTTTTTTCATGATATTAGACTTATTAAAAAAATTTACATCCAAATTTAACCAATATTGCATAAACCATTACTACATAATTTTGCAAAATAATTATAGTATATCAATATAATTTGAATTCTTACAAACTTACAAAATCTAAGACCCAAAAATATGCAACTCTGTAAAATCTTTATCAATTATTAAGGAATTATCACCTTTGATTTGAACTTTATCTAAAGTTAATTTCTCTTTATCTAACTCTATTCTTTTAATTTTAAAAGGCAAACAATTTAGGTTTATCTTAAATTTCGAATATTGAGTTTCAAAATCTCCTTCTTTATGTTGCTGGATAATTAACTCTTTGTCTTTTCCGGTTAAAGTAAATGTTCTTAAAGAAAATCTTCCTTTATTATAATCATAACCATCAGTTGCGTCTTCGTAAACTAATGATTTTTCTTTTCCTAATTTAAAATATACATCCAAGGTCAATTCGTCAAATTGAATTTCACCAACGTATTGTTGTACTGGATATTTTGGAATAATGGCACCTTCTTTAACAAATACTGGAATTTCATCAAATTTAGTATTAACCCAAAGCTCTTTTTTACCTTCAATCAATTCGTGCGTCCAGTAATTATACCAATTACCTTTTGGCAAATACATTCTTCTTCCTTGTGCATTTGGTTCTAAAATTGGACAAACTAAAATTTGATTTCCAAAAATAAACTCGTCTGTTCTGTAATGTGTGTGAAAATCATCTTGATCAAAGTAAACTAATGGTTTCAACATAGGCGTTCCATCATTTACATATTGCCAAAACATAGTATATAAATAAGGTAACAATTGATAACGTAACTCAACAAACTTTCTCGTAATATCTATTACTTCTTCCCCAAAAGACCAAGGTTCTTGTTCTCCATGATCACCTGAAGAATGGGTTCTGCAAAATGGATGAAAAACTCCTAACTGAATCCAACGTGCATACAATTCACCTGATGGTTGCTCTGCAAATCCACCAATATCAGAACCTGTAAAACCCATTCCAGAAATTGACATTCTTTGCATTTGAATGTTTGCAATCCATAAATGTTCCCATGAAGCTACATTATCTCCAGTCCATGATGAAGTATATCGTTGTGCACCCGAATAAGCTGAACGAGTTATAATAAATGGTCGTTTTGGATACGCAAATCGTTTTACACCTTCATAAGTTGCTCTTGCCATTTGTGTTCCATAAATGTTGTGTGCTTTTCTATGACTACAATTATTTCCATCATAATTATGACGCACATCATTTGGGAAAGTTTTCCCAGGAACATCCATAACTGCTGGTTCGTTCATATCGTTCCAAACACCTTTTACTCCTATTTCAGCAATTAACTCTTTGAATAATCCTGCCCACCATTCGCGAACTTCTGGATTAGTATAATCTGGAAAATTACATTCGCCTGGCCAAACTTTTCCTTTCATGTATGGTCCATCAGCTCTACGACAGAAATATTCTTTTTCTAACGCTTCTTGATAAACCCAATAATCTTTATCTATTTTTATTCCTGGGTCAATAATAACCACAGTTTTAAAACCATCTTTTGCTAATTCAGCAACCATTCTTTTTGGTTCAGGAAAATATTCTTTGCTCCAAGTAAAACATCGAAAACCTTCCATATAATCAATATCTAAATAGATGGCATCACAAGGAATTCGCAATTCTCTGAATTTACTTGTAATTTCTTTTACTTTACTTTCTGGATAATAACTCCATTTACATTGATGATAACCCAAAGTCCACATTGGTGGTAATTCTGGTTTTCCTGTTAAATGAGTATAGGTTTTAACTACATCGCTCATTTTTGGTCCATAGAAAAAGTAGTAATTCATTTCGCCACCTTCAGCCCAAAAACTAGAAACATTTCTTCGTTCATGACAAAAATCAAAGAAAGTTCTAAACGTATTGTCAAAGAAAATACCATAGGCTTTGTTATGATGCAAACCAATGTAGAAAGGAACCACTTTATATAACGGTTCTTGGTCTTTATGAAATGCATATTGGTCGGTTGCCCAATTTTCTAGTCGCTTTCCTTTTAAATTTAAATGAGTTGCTTTATCACCTAATCCGTAGAAACTTTCTCCATCTTTAGAAATTTTACTCATTTTCACAATGTTTCCACCGTGTTCATAACATTCTTCCCAATGGAAACCAATTTCATCTTCAAGAATTGGTGTTCCGTCAATGTCATAAATAAAAACCCTAACATCGTGTTTGTTTATTCTACAAAACACTTTACTCGTTTTTATCAGATAAAAAGTTGGTTCTTCTGTAACTTCAAGTTGATTGTAACCGTGTGATTGCGTTTTATCAATAGCATATGAAAAATCATTGCTAAAATATCCTTTGGTTGTATATCTAAATCGAATTAAACTATCTCTTAGAATTGTAACTTTTAGAATTACATTATTGTCAGTATAGAAATAAATACTGTCTACATCTTGTTCAAATGAAACTATTTTTGATGGAAATTGATCACCTTTATATTCTAATTCGGTATTCGTTATCATGCATTTTATTTTAGGTAGTTCGTCAAATTTACAAACTTGAAAACGAAATACTCCTAAGTATCCAAAGTAGTTTTCAACTCAAACGTTTTCGTTGTTTATAAACTAAAAAAGTTGGTTTTTCATCAAAACCAACTTTCCTAGAATCATCCTTTTATTATGTAGTATTAAGAAATCTTGAAAACAGTAACGCCTAATGGTGGCAAAGTAATCTCAGCTGAGTAATCTTTCCAGTTCCAAGGTGTTTTATCAATCTTTATCGCTTTTGGATTTGAAACTCCGCTTCCACCATATTCTTTGTTATCCGAGTTAAATATTTCTGTTAGTTTACCTTTAGTAGTCAGTCCAATACGGTAATTGGTTCGTACCACTGGAGTGAAATTACAAACCACAATCATATTCTCTTTTTCGTTAGTTCCTTTTCTGATGTAACTCAAAACCGCATTTTCAGCATCTGAATAGTTAATCCATTCAAAACCTTCTACTGAAAATTGCTTCTCATAAAACGCAGGATTGTCTTTATACAAAGTATTCAAATCCGTGATGCAATTTTTTATTCCTTTATGAAAACCATATTGCAGCAAATGCCAATCCAAACTTCCTTCAAAATTCCATTCGCTACTTTGTCCAAATTCAGCACCCATAAATAACAAATTCGTTCCAGGATGCGTAAACATATAACCATACAACAAACGAAGATTTGCAAAACGCTGCCATTCATCGCCAGGCATTCTTCCTAAAATCGATTTTTTTCCATAAACTACTTCATCATGCGATAACGGCAACATAAAATTCTCTGTAAACGCATACGTCATCGAAAAAGTCAAATCATTTTGATGAAAACGACGGTAAACTGGTTCTTTTTTGAAGTATTGTAACGTATCGTGCATCCAACCCATCATCCATTTCATCCCAAATCCTAATCCTCCAAGAAAAGTTGGTCTAGAAACCATCGGGAAACTGGTGCTTTCTTCGGCTATAGTTTGCACATCTGGAAAATTAGAATACACAGCTTCGTTAAAATCTTTTAAGAAACTAATGGTATCCAAGTTTTCTCTTCCGCCATATATATTAGGTTCCCATTCGCCATCTTTTCTAGAATAGTCTAAATACAACATCGAAGCTACAGCATCAACGCGCAGTCCATCAACATGATATTGACTTAACCAAAATATCGCATTACTTATCAAAAACGAACGTACTTCATTTCGTCCATAATTAAAAACTAAACTCTTCCAATCCGGATGAAAACCTTTTCGTCTATCGGGATGCTCATATAAGTTTGAACCATCAAAAAAGCCCAAACCATGCGCATCTTCAGGAAAATGCGACGGCACCCAATCCAAAATCACTCCAATTCCTGCTTGGTGTAATTTATCTACCAAAAGCATAAAATCCTGCGGCTTTCCAAATCGTGATGTTGGCGCAAAATAACCCACCAACTGATAACCCCATGATGGATCATAAGGATATTCCATCACAGGCATAAACTCCACATGCGTAAAACCAGTTTCCTTTACATAGGCAACCAATTGCTCCGCCATTTCAACATACGTCAAAAACTTTCCATCACCATTCCTGCGCCACGAACCAAGATGCACTTCATATACCGAAAAAGGTTTGTCCAAACCATTCTTATCCTTTCGGCTGTCCATCCATTTTTTGTCCTTCCACTTATACTCCAAATCCCAAATAACCGAAGCTGTTTGTGGCGGATGCTCGCAATACAAAGCAAACGGATCGGCTTTCTCAGTAATAATCCCGTTATTATTCGACTGAATTTTATATTTATACGTCGTTCCTTTATCTACTCCAGGAATAAACCCTTCCCAAATTCCAGAACCATCCCATCTGACATTCAAAATATGCTCGCCTTGAATCCAGTAATTAAAATCACCAACCACCGAAACCGACCGTGCCGCTGGTGCCCAAACCGCAAAATAAACTCCTTTCACTCCATTCACTTCGGTAACATGCGCACCTAGTTTTTCATAAAGCTTAAAATGTTTTCCTGCTTTGAATAAATTAATATCAAATTCTGTAAAAAGCGAATGTACTTGTACTTGATTCATTTTTATTGTTTTTTGAAACTATAAATGTTTCTTTATATTTTTAATATTTCATTATACTCTGAATTCCTCTCAACGGTATGACTGCCCAGCGTGGTCTCGAGTTCAACTCATAGCCTAACTCATATACTGCTTTCTCAATCAAACAATATTTCAATAAAAACTCAATCTCATGGTCATAGCCAATGTTTAAATTGCCTTCTTGCGCCTTCTCTACATAGGTTTGCAAAAAAGCACCAACAAAATAATTAAACAATATTTCGGCTGCCTTAAACAATTGCTCTTGTTCAAAAGGATACTTGTCTTTATTATTAAAAATCGTCGCATAAATAGCATAATGAAACGAACGAAACAAACCTGCAACATCTTTCAACGGCGGCTGTTTCACCTTTCTATCACGAATAGTGCTTTCGGGTTCACCTTCAAAATCAAGGATATAAAAATCATCACCATTCACCAACACTTGTCCAAGATGATAATCGCCATGAATTCTGATGCGTTCACTCTTCATTTTGGTCCAATCAAAATCCACAAAATGCTTACGAACCAGTTTCTTGTTTTCCATAAATTGATGCGCTAATTCCAAAGCCAATCCATCAAGTTTATGCAAACTATTTTCAATAATATTCAATCTATTCTGAAACTGATACAACATTCGGTTTTTCAACCAAACGGTATAATCACCATTATAAGTCGTAGGTGTAAAAG
The window above is part of the Flavobacterium sp. PMTSA4 genome. Proteins encoded here:
- the porQ gene encoding type IX secretion system protein PorQ, with product MIKKIACTLFIVSNLTVFGQVGGRSVYQFLNLVTSPRQAALGGKTITIYDNDVNQAHFNPATINAEMDNHLALNYGSYYGDVTYGTAAYAYTYDRHLQTFHAGVNYVNYGKFDGYDENGQPTSSFTGSDISLSFGYAYNIPFSSFYVGANAKLISSTLESYNSFGAAIDIGGLFIDERNDVNWALVIRNIGTQITPYAETREKLPLEVLVGVSQLMENVPIRWHLTLENMQQWQVAFSNPNRAEGSLDGGSTPEKVSFFNNALRHIVVGAELFPDKGFNLRLGYNFRRAEELRILEQRNFSGISVGIGLKIRKLKFNYSYSRYTLAANTSLFGLTIDFSDNSF
- the lon gene encoding endopeptidase La; amino-acid sequence: MSKHNIISIDNLSLQEFDTEAELIPLLTPEDEEEMNKEELPDSLPILSVRNTVLFPGVVIPISAGRDKSIKLINDANAGNKIIGVVAQMNEEVEDPSKNDIYPIGTVAKILRVLKMPDGNITVILQGKKRFEIDAVVSEMPYIRATVKEVEELRPSKVDTEFSTIVDSIRELAIQIIKESPNIPTEATFAIKNIESQSFLINFVSSNMNLTVKEKQDLLMINALKERALETLRFMNIELQKLELKNDIQSKVRFDLDQQQREYFLHQQMKTIQEELGGVSNEQEIEDMREKAKSKKWDLKVANHFEKELSKLQRMNPQAPDFGIQRNYLELFLELPWDNFSKDNFDLKRAQKIIDRDHFGLEDVKKRIIEHLAVLKLRNDMKSPIICLTGPPGVGKTSIGKSIAEALGREYVRISLGGLRDEAEIRGHRKTYIGAMPGRIIQSIKKAGTSNPVFVLDEIDKLSNSNQGDPSSALLEVLDPEQNSEFYDNFLEMGYDLSKVMFIATSNNMSTIQPALRDRMEVIKMSGYTIEEKVEIARQHLFPKQLKEHGLNTKDLSIGKRQLEKIVEGYTRESGVRNLEQKIAQVIRNAAKSIALEEEYNKKVTDEDIVKILGTPRLERDKYENNDVAGVVTGLAWTSVGGDILFIESLISAGKGTLTMTGNLGNVMKESATIALEYIKANAGLFGLDAEIISKYNIHLHVPEGATPKDGPSAGIAMLTSLVSLLTQKKVKKSIAMTGEITLRGKVLPVGGIKEKILAAKRANIKEIILCHENKSDVEEINPEYLEGITFHYVKVMKEVIDVALTDQKVKNAKKL
- a CDS encoding DUF6252 family protein, with the translated sequence MKNIKIIGSLLLLFTAITFTSCDNEPIDPAINLDDFGGGNTPGVFTAKIGSENFNANQLIDADYTDTSFGTQLSIVGLTSTGKTMTIIVMNPTVGTRTASSNLSTLLSFDYAASANDMYSSLNASTSQYNGTLTITEFNLSTKKISGTFSYTGYGVLSSTAQIQVTEGVLSNITFTDATAGGNSGGGNNNPPAVFKADFNNSTWTATQAVAEVSPNFIQIAGLKANGENFLFLVEAVGGVGTYPANVNILAYTPPNSEYGYWSVNTNNPTENTGSITITNINTTAKTISGTFNFKGYWSDSSVTTIPPVQFTNGVFTNIPYTDQASSGDSFYAKVNGTEFVDVDLLTLELGINGQDYISIGAQDAAFNSMTVSVRTNLGAGSYTITGNDATDVVQIIYSVNDIDYKAVSGNVTITEKTATRIKGTFNGVTNGSSPFTITQGTFDVEY
- a CDS encoding MFS transporter, which gives rise to MPTLPKGHPKLLNAWAFYDWANSVYSLVIASAVFPIFYNALFTKENPYVELFGHNFKNSALISFITAAAFLCVALFSPLLSGIADYMGNKKIFMRIFNYVGALSCIGLYFFDLQNIGLGLTFYFFGLIGFWGSLVFYNSYLPDIAFPEQQDSVSAKGYSLGYIGSVLLLVINIAMVMKPEWFHILDELGNPASMKAMRYSFAMVGIWWIVFSKYTYYYLPKGNSNNAKVNLSVIFNGFRELKKVWKILQTEVPLKRYLVSFFVFSMAVQTVMLVATYFGAQEIAWKDSDESQKGLITCILLIQLIAILGAFLTSRASAKYGNIKVLLFLNAFWMILCAFAYFITLPIEFYILAALVGLVMGGIQSLARSTYSKFLPETKDTASFFSFYDVAEKIGIVIGMLVYGLIDQITGSPRFAIVFLALFFLSGFLLLLRIPKKLVS
- a CDS encoding M48 family metallopeptidase — encoded protein: MKKRVLFIVLTTLFLVFSCAKNPFTGKSTMALVDNSQIFPSAFQQYNQFLTENKVIAGTTDAKRVENVGMKIKAAAEKWLNANGYTEYLKDYKWEYKLVDSKDVNAWCMPGGKIVVYTGILPITKDDAGLATVMGHEVSHALANHGQQRMSAGILQQAGAAGVALATGSKSEETQQIAMLAYSGVSQYGGMLPFSRNHESEADMIGLKLMAIAGYNPEEAINFWSRMSAASGGNKPPEFMSTHPSDETRIANLRRMIPEAKAEALKFGVVFK